TCAGATAGGTGCGTTTGCTGTGTGGCATCTCAAACCCATTCTTCCCTATGCAAGTCAGTCGGAGCACCAGGTGCCTTCGGGTTACTTGTATGCCAAACTGCAGCGGGCTTCAATGCTTTCCTACTCGAAATTCGTATTCTCTGCCCGAATGTGTTGAAACCGGCTCTTTCCCGCATTGCGGATGTGCAGTTCGCCGACTTTGACTACCCCCCTCTGCAGAAGGGAGCGTTCGGCGTAGATGGTGTTCTGGGACTGATACTGTCGGTGTTCGAAGATCAGGCGATCCCTTTCGGGGTCGTACTCTATGCGGTAGTTGCGATTTTCCAGGGTGATCGCCTGAGGCGAAGCGTTCAGGGAGAAATACACCGCCACAGGGAGCAGGGCCAAGAGGGCTGGCCGATAGGGATGGACTTTTCGCCACAGTGCTGCTGTCAGCAGTCCGAATATCAGAAGCGTGGAGATGGTGCTGAAGCGCACGGGTACGACCCAGGTCACCTGATTGAGCCACCCCAGTGCCGTGTGAAGGGGGTCAATGATGAGAGCGGCGGGCAGCAGCAGGTGCAGAAAGAAACTGTAGAGCAGGGCCGAAAATACTGGTACTGCCGCAAGATTCACCAGGGCAGACAGGAGATTGACATAGCCGAAGTGCCACGCGGTGATCGGCAGGCTGGCAAAAAAACACAAAAAACAAACCCAGACGTACTGCCAGCGGCGGAACAGCCCTGCAAAGAGGATGAGGGAGCCGGTTACCAGGTAGGAGAACTGAAAACTGGCTCCCATGATGGAGCCGGGCCAGATCAGCAGAGATATGGAAGCCGTGAGAAAAAACGTCTGCAGCGCATCGCCTTTACGACGGAACAGGTAGCCACCGGCATAAATCAAGGTAAAAATCATGGCACGGGTAGCCGGAATGGGAAATCCGACCATGGCGGTATGCAGCACCACCGTGAGCGTAGCCAGACCGATGCGGATTCCCATATTCCGCGTGAAAATGCCGGTCAGCAGCCATACCATCAGGAAAATGAAACCGATATGCAGGCCGCTGATGGCCAGCAGGTGGGCCGTACCGGCATAGGCGAAACCAGCGTGGTACTGGGGCGAGTACTCGCGGAACCCCGTAAACATACTGACAAACAGGGGGGCGACATCGGGGGGAAGCGTGTAGGAGCGTTCACGGATCCACTGGAGGTAGCGCAAACGCCAGGATGGCCCTTGCAGCGCGTCTGTGCTGATATAGAAGGGGTTGATAATGCCCTGATATCCCTGGGAGGCCAGCCAGGTCACATAACCGGAGTTGTCCGCGCTCAGGCGAGGGAAGTAGACACTGCCACGCACAAAGAGCAGACCGCGATCCCCCTGACTGACCACCCGATGCATCTGTGCATTGGTGAGGTGCAGCAGATAGCGCCCGCCCTCTTCATCACGGACTTCAACCCGCCCGCCTGCGTAGCGCCAGTCCAGTTTGGTTATGTACACATGCGCTTCCAGGCTGCGCGAATAGGGCTCAGGGATGGTGAACTGGATCCACGCACACAGGGCTACCCCGGCAAAGAGTGCAGCCGCTACCAGATGGTGGCGGTACAGTTTCTGTTGGAAGGCCTATCGCTCCAGGGTTCTGAGCAAAGTACCCGCGGTGCGGTTGCCCGGGTCAATGCGAAGCACTTCCTGCAGCTGAACCCTGGCATCTTCTCGTAGATTGTTCTGGGCCAGCATACGGGCATAGGTCAT
This portion of the Desulfurispirillum indicum S5 genome encodes:
- a CDS encoding ComEC/Rec2 family competence protein encodes the protein MYITKLDWRYAGGRVEVRDEEGGRYLLHLTNAQMHRVVSQGDRGLLFVRGSVYFPRLSADNSGYVTWLASQGYQGIINPFYISTDALQGPSWRLRYLQWIRERSYTLPPDVAPLFVSMFTGFREYSPQYHAGFAYAGTAHLLAISGLHIGFIFLMVWLLTGIFTRNMGIRIGLATLTVVLHTAMVGFPIPATRAMIFTLIYAGGYLFRRKGDALQTFFLTASISLLIWPGSIMGASFQFSYLVTGSLILFAGLFRRWQYVWVCFLCFFASLPITAWHFGYVNLLSALVNLAAVPVFSALLYSFFLHLLLPAALIIDPLHTALGWLNQVTWVVPVRFSTISTLLIFGLLTAALWRKVHPYRPALLALLPVAVYFSLNASPQAITLENRNYRIEYDPERDRLIFEHRQYQSQNTIYAERSLLQRGVVKVGELHIRNAGKSRFQHIRAENTNFE